A genomic segment from Candidatus Omnitrophota bacterium encodes:
- a CDS encoding P-loop NTPase produces MKQIVVISGKGGTGKTVITGAFAALAKNKVMADCDVDAADLHLLLQPKIKERHDFRSGLSAAIDKKTCQQCGKCIAVCRFNAISDSFVIDPVSCEGCAFCSHICPVGAIRMKENLAGEWFISETRFGPMVHAKLGIAEENSGKLVSLVRKQAKELAEKNNCDWVIIDGAPGIGCPVIASLSGIDCAVVVTEPTLSGLHDAARVIEVTKHFNVPAQLIINKYDLNAEMSEKIENYCKANNIPLIGKVKFDKTVVESMVEGKTIIEHKDSAVKDEICRIWEKLRS; encoded by the coding sequence ATGAAACAAATAGTTGTTATCAGTGGAAAGGGCGGAACGGGCAAGACCGTGATTACCGGGGCATTCGCCGCTTTGGCGAAAAATAAAGTCATGGCTGATTGCGATGTGGACGCGGCGGATTTGCATTTGTTATTACAGCCCAAGATAAAAGAACGGCACGATTTTAGAAGCGGATTAAGCGCCGCGATAGACAAAAAGACCTGCCAGCAATGCGGCAAGTGTATTGCCGTGTGCCGTTTTAATGCCATAAGTGACAGTTTTGTTATTGACCCTGTGTCTTGCGAAGGATGCGCTTTTTGCAGCCATATTTGCCCGGTTGGGGCTATCAGGATGAAAGAAAACCTCGCGGGAGAATGGTTTATTTCAGAAACACGCTTCGGTCCTATGGTGCATGCTAAGCTTGGGATTGCAGAGGAGAACTCAGGGAAATTAGTGTCTTTGGTGAGGAAACAGGCGAAAGAATTGGCAGAGAAGAATAATTGCGACTGGGTGATTATTGACGGCGCTCCGGGCATAGGGTGCCCGGTTATCGCTTCGCTTTCAGGAATTGACTGCGCGGTTGTGGTAACCGAGCCTACGTTATCCGGATTGCATGACGCCGCTAGAGTTATTGAGGTAACGAAACATTTTAACGTTCCAGCGCAGTTGATAATTAATAAATATGATTTAAACGCGGAGATGTCAGAGAAAATAGAGAACTATTGTAAAGCTAACAACATTCCTCTAATCGGCAAGGTAAAATTTGATAAAACGGTAGTTGAATCTATGGTAGAGGGTAAGACAATAATTGAACATAAGGATTCGGCGGTAAAGGATGAGATTTGCCGTATTTGGGAAAAATTGCGATCTTAA
- the hydG gene encoding [FeFe] hydrogenase H-cluster radical SAM maturase HydG, whose protein sequence is MIKTEEINRYMATGDFIDEDSITNALILNQDPDSFKIRDILQKSLAIETLDLNETAALLNVRDDSLWDEIFETATIVKKKVYDNRIVTFAPLYCSNLCINNCAYCGFKSDNTIERKKLSLDEISQEVEVLAGEIGHKRLVTVYGEHPDSDVHYIADSLKAVYSVKVKTKNGYGQIRRVNVNCAPLSIADLAILKEAGIGTYQVFQETYHRRTYQKYHPASTVKGNYHWRLYCMHRALEAGIDDVGIGVLFGLYDWKFEVMGLVSHARELEKRFSGVGPHTVSIPRLEPAMNAARVLETGYKVSDDEFKRLAAVIRLAIPYTGMILTARESPGIRHEIIPIGCTQTDASSRIGIGVYSKKYLSQEENRQQFLLGDTRSLDEVIAELAGMGFITSFCTAGYRCGRTGDRIMELLRSGKEGQFCKLNAILTFREWLDDFASSATKKAGEEIIAKEIKEVKERLPLFYPTLVEYYKKIKSGERDIYF, encoded by the coding sequence ATGATTAAAACAGAAGAAATTAACCGTTATATGGCGACAGGGGATTTTATTGATGAAGATTCCATTACAAATGCCCTGATTCTTAACCAAGATCCCGATTCGTTTAAGATCAGGGATATTTTACAGAAATCGCTCGCCATAGAAACACTTGATTTAAATGAAACCGCGGCATTATTGAACGTGCGTGATGATAGTTTGTGGGATGAAATATTTGAGACGGCAACAATAGTAAAAAAGAAAGTATATGATAACCGTATTGTAACTTTCGCCCCGCTTTATTGCAGCAATCTTTGTATTAATAATTGCGCGTATTGCGGGTTTAAAAGCGATAACACTATAGAAAGGAAAAAATTATCTCTTGATGAGATAAGCCAAGAGGTAGAGGTATTGGCTGGTGAAATAGGCCATAAGCGCTTAGTAACGGTATATGGGGAGCATCCCGATTCAGATGTTCATTACATTGCCGATTCTCTTAAAGCCGTTTATTCAGTAAAAGTTAAAACCAAGAATGGATACGGCCAGATTCGCCGGGTCAATGTGAATTGCGCTCCGCTTTCAATAGCGGATCTTGCCATATTGAAGGAAGCCGGTATAGGGACGTATCAAGTTTTTCAGGAGACATACCACCGCAGAACATATCAGAAATACCATCCGGCTTCAACGGTAAAAGGGAATTATCACTGGCGGCTCTATTGCATGCACCGGGCATTAGAGGCTGGTATTGATGATGTGGGTATAGGTGTTCTGTTCGGTTTGTATGATTGGAAATTTGAAGTGATGGGTCTGGTATCTCATGCCCGTGAGTTAGAGAAACGCTTTAGCGGTGTCGGGCCGCATACTGTTTCTATTCCCCGTCTTGAGCCCGCTATGAACGCGGCGCGCGTGTTAGAAACTGGATATAAAGTTTCAGATGATGAGTTTAAGCGTCTTGCCGCGGTGATCCGGCTTGCTATTCCCTATACAGGGATGATCTTGACTGCCCGGGAGAGTCCGGGAATAAGGCATGAAATAATTCCTATTGGGTGCACGCAAACCGACGCGTCTTCACGTATAGGAATCGGAGTATACAGCAAGAAATATCTTAGCCAGGAAGAAAATCGGCAGCAATTTTTATTGGGAGATACCCGCTCTCTTGATGAAGTTATTGCTGAGTTGGCAGGCATGGGGTTTATCACATCATTTTGTACTGCCGGTTACCGTTGCGGCAGAACGGGGGATCGCATTATGGAGCTTTTACGTTCCGGCAAAGAGGGGCAATTTTGCAAATTGAATGCTATCCTGACATTTCGGGAATGGCTTGATGATTTTGCCAGTTCAGCAACGAAAAAGGCAGGGGAAGAGATAATAGCAAAAGAAATAAAAGAGGTCAAAGAGCGGTTGCCTTTATTTTATCCGACATTGGTTGAATATTATAAAAAAATCAAGAGCGGCGAAAGAGACATTTATTTTTAG
- a CDS encoding FAD-dependent oxidoreductase — translation MNKKTDILVVGAGPAGVVCAVTARKYYPGKSIMVMKDVADGVIPCGIPYMFASLANPDENKLGMASLEKNNVEVVVDSAVRVNRKEKTIETAKKDIYSYEKLVLAVGSTPIILPIKGVDKRGVYPINKEMGYLKGVIAEIKKCKNVLVIGGGFIGVEFADELSKIKGISVTLVEMFPQILANSFDSEFSQMAEARLREKGVVVLTNTRVEEIIGQDKVERVKFADGKEIPVDGIILGVGSKPNVKIAVDAGLEIGSCKGIMTDEYMRTSTDPDIFAIGDCSCKRDFYTRKAIPVMLASTATAEARIAGANLYQIKVIRENKGTIAVYSTYIDGLVLGSAGLTEKTAREEGFEIVVGSIEGVDKHPASLPGACKGRIKLIFSKQSGIILGGQVSCGMSCAQMINIIGVAIQKRMSATELETLQVATHPYLTSAPTMFPIVLAAQDVYGKM, via the coding sequence AAAAGCATCATGGTAATGAAGGATGTGGCGGATGGAGTCATTCCTTGCGGAATTCCCTATATGTTTGCCAGTCTTGCTAATCCTGATGAAAATAAATTAGGCATGGCGTCTTTGGAGAAGAATAATGTTGAAGTCGTTGTTGACTCCGCTGTACGCGTCAACCGTAAAGAAAAAACCATAGAAACGGCAAAGAAAGACATATATTCCTATGAAAAATTAGTGTTAGCGGTGGGTTCAACTCCCATCATCTTGCCTATTAAGGGCGTGGATAAAAGAGGGGTTTATCCGATAAATAAAGAAATGGGGTATTTGAAAGGCGTGATAGCCGAGATCAAAAAGTGCAAAAATGTGCTTGTTATCGGCGGCGGGTTTATCGGTGTAGAGTTTGCTGATGAACTTTCTAAAATCAAAGGTATCAGTGTTACGTTAGTAGAAATGTTTCCGCAGATACTTGCCAATTCTTTTGACTCTGAATTTTCGCAGATGGCCGAAGCACGGTTAAGGGAAAAGGGAGTCGTGGTTTTGACTAATACCAGGGTAGAGGAAATAATCGGGCAAGATAAAGTTGAAAGAGTGAAGTTTGCCGATGGGAAAGAAATTCCGGTTGATGGGATAATTCTTGGGGTAGGTTCCAAGCCGAATGTGAAAATAGCCGTAGATGCCGGATTAGAGATAGGTTCTTGCAAGGGTATTATGACCGATGAGTATATGCGCACATCAACCGATCCGGATATATTTGCGATCGGAGATTGTTCTTGTAAGAGAGATTTTTATACTCGTAAAGCGATTCCGGTGATGTTGGCTTCTACCGCGACCGCCGAGGCAAGGATTGCCGGAGCTAATCTTTATCAGATCAAAGTGATCCGTGAAAATAAAGGCACTATCGCGGTATATTCGACATACATAGACGGGTTAGTTTTAGGATCGGCCGGGCTCACCGAAAAAACCGCCCGCGAAGAAGGTTTCGAGATCGTTGTTGGAAGCATCGAAGGCGTAGATAAACATCCAGCTTCTTTGCCGGGTGCCTGTAAGGGCAGGATCAAGCTTATTTTTTCCAAGCAGTCTGGCATTATTCTAGGGGGTCAGGTAAGTTGCGGCATGTCATGCGCACAGATGATAAATATTATAGGAGTCGCGATTCAAAAGCGCATGTCGGCTACGGAACTGGAGACTTTGCAAGTTGCTACACACCCTTATTTGACAAGCGCCCCGACAATGTTCCCGATAGTTTTAGCGGCCCAGGATGTGTATGGAAAAATGTAA